In one window of Pseudoliparis swirei isolate HS2019 ecotype Mariana Trench chromosome 15, NWPU_hadal_v1, whole genome shotgun sequence DNA:
- the LOC130205282 gene encoding uncharacterized protein LOC130205282 — translation MEKKLRVIINDRIEKLVLPSGIPSTVEELQTILKENFGILEEFSLQYLDSEFEDYFTLHKTDQIKHKDTVKVVYALKILLNLQQVDESVDISFGQQSECDSGSYAESSASNVESSASYAESSASNVESSAGTSSSTDTIILPRWRSTTERCQPWPKQFPIPQFSYETEMYLERADEDYRKNGTLLTASKVKADILEKLAETIYTYTAYPSSAQICDVAEALVKTYPCLKEPGSFSGYYGWQQSLKYKMANYRTKLRGYGVPEVMCNALKRKSPGDQKSAKNVKKPRKAEVNYLPPYPAGEDEESQEQDRIQLLTEVRKRDNKKLIKEKMAQTFAHRRN, via the coding sequence atggagaaaaaacTGCGAGTTATCATCAACGACCGGATTGAGAAGTTGGTCCTTCCATCAGGAATCCCATCGACTGTGGAGGAGCTGCAAACTATTCTGAAAGAGAACTTTGGAATTCTGGAGGAGTTCAGTCTTCAGTATTTGGACTCAGAATTTGAAGATTACTTCACACTGCATAAAACGGACCAAATTAAACACAAAGACACTGTAAAGGTCGTCTATGCTCTCAAGATTCTTCTTAATTTGCAGCAAGTTGATGAAAGTGTGGACATTTCTTTTGGTCAACAGTCAGAATGTGACTCGGGATCTTATGCAGAGTCATCTGCATCAAATGTAGAGTCCTCTGCTTCTTATGCAGAGTCATCTGCATCAAATGTAGAGTCCTCTGCTGGAACATCATCTTCAACGGACACTATTATCTTGCCTAGATGGAGAAGCACCACTGAACGATGTCAGCCATGGCCAAAGCAGTTCCCCATTCCACAGTTTTCATATGAGACTGAGATGTACCTTGAAAGAGCCGATGAAGACTACAGAAAGAATGGAACACTTCTGACTGCCTCAAAGGTCAAGGCAGACATATTGGAGAAGCTGGCtgaaactatatatacatatacagctTATCCATCAAGTGCACAGATATGTGATGTTGCTGAGGCACTTGTAAAGACATATCCTTGTCTGAAGGAACCTGGCTCCTTCTCAGGCTACTATGGCTGGCAACAAAGCCTCAAATACAAGATGGCAAATTATCGCACCAAACTCAGAGGCTACGGTGTTCCTGAGGTGATGTGCAATGCCTTGAAGCGCAAGAGCCCTGGAGACCAGAAATCTGCAAAGAACGTGAAAAAGCCTCGAAAGGCAGAAGTAAACTACCTCCCACCTTACCCagcaggagaggatgaggaaagTCAAGAACAGGACAGGATTCAATTGCTAACTGAAGTAAGGAAAAGAGACAACAAAAAACTGATCAAAGAAAAGATggcccaaacttttgcacacCGAAGAAATTAA